One window of the Megalops cyprinoides isolate fMegCyp1 chromosome 2, fMegCyp1.pri, whole genome shotgun sequence genome contains the following:
- the LOC118771599 gene encoding lymphocyte expansion molecule-like, producing the protein MTEKKFKGAPFGTQSTRFDVSGVYPTLKKIGTYTEIPYCKTRTSELERNLGPGRYNVDTSDFSTRVLQEQTKGPGWKRAQEVAWLAQLPHILYKDTWEHKRFLKTKVGPGSYKSYDFIELLEKKPQSVRGVCNSREERFKHLYSQVVMYNLWLHWYDVKFSIAADAFQEWTPGPGSYGKGGVPSALLDEKRTQSTGTCPTMDFTPRVERFPWTKVIFLSKGTLQMCVCVYMQDCGLGPGTYNLKSSTDLLLSRCVSKKGPYEMFTGRRDKSISSGHSVAPKRLSLDSWEKTKHFSSFVEDLERPEKRKQGLFSKMQQYPVCPTERIYHSTLAQCPRPATSPGPGWYNVSSLSGVVNQDPPPFLSSEPRFSERTEKLKDSNHNQCTVGPGSYNTSDKAQSTTLHSYHSAFNSRTQRYLHSLQRDKYNQERLRPSNIPADTKSYLESPNTPIN; encoded by the exons atgactgaaaaaaaattcaaaggaGCCCCATTTGGAACACAATCAACAAG GTTTGATGTGTCTGGTGTCTACCCTACCTTGAAAAAGATAGGAACCTACACAGAGATTCCATACTGCAAGACAAGGACCAGTGAACTG GAGAGAAATCTGGGACCAGGCAGGTACAATGTGGACACCAGTGACTTCAGCACGAGAGTCTTACAGGAGCAGACAAAAGGACCAGGCTGGAAGAGGGCACAGGAGGTTGCATGGCTGGCACAGCTGCCCCATATTCTGTATAAAGATACTTGGGAGCACAAGCGCTTCCTG AAAACCAAAGTCGGGCCTGGAAGCTACAAGAGCTATGACTTCATTGAGCTCCTGGAGAAGAAGCCACAAAGCGTGAGAGGGGTGtgcaacagcagagaggagagattcaAACACCTCTATTCACAGGT tgTGATGTACAATCTGTGGCTCCATTGGTATGATGTAAAATTTAGCATAGCTGCCGATGCATTTCAGGAGTGGACTCCAGGCCCTGGGAGTTATGGGAAAGGGGGTGTTCCTTCAGCCCTGCTGGACGAAAAGAGGACACAGTCAACAGGAACTTGTCCCACAATGGATTTTACCCCAAGGGTAGAGCGATTTCCATGGACCAAAGTG ATATTTCTCAGCAAAGGAACTCTGCAAATGTG tgtgtgtgtatatatgcaggACTGTGGTTTAGGTCCGGGCACCTACAACCTGAAGAGCTCAACTGACCTACTCCTCAGTCGCTGTGTTAGTAAAAAGGGGCCCTACGAAATGTTCACAGGCCGCCGTGACAAATCCATCTCCAGTGGACACTCTGTTGCACCG aaaagaCTGAGTTTGGACTCTTGGGAGAAGACCaagcatttcagttcatttgtaGAGGACCTGGAGAGACCGGAGAAGAGGAAGCAGGGGCTCTTCAGCAAGATGCAGCAGTATCCTGTGTGTCCAACAGAAAGGATCTATCACAGTACCCTGGCCCAGTGCCCGCGTCCAGCG ACCTCCCCTGGCCCTGGGTGGTACAATGTTTCCTCCTTATCTGGAGTGGTGAACCAGGACCCGCcacccttcctctcctctgagcCTCGTTTCAGCGAGAGGACAGAGAAACTGAAGGACAGCAACCACAATCAA TGCACGGTGGGTCCAGGATCTTACAATACTTCTGACAAAGCCCAGAGCACAACTTTGCACAGTTACCATTCTGCTTTCAACTCCCGCACCCAGAGATACCTACACAGCCTACAGAGAGACAAGTACAACCA ggaGAGGCTGCGACCAAGTAACATTCCCGCAGACACAAAATCTTACCTTGAGTCCCCAAATACACCTATCAACTGA
- the c2h1orf52 gene encoding UPF0690 protein C1orf52 homolog — MAEKKKRDSLHYFMSYDDLSGSSDSSSSSDSEEEGQASSKKKGEPSSNASEQSKEAASQQATKRAASGCPLPKPDELFKSVSKPSFLYNPLNKHIDWESRTVKAPEEPAKEFKVWKTNAVPPPQTYAVEKKTAPPGMDMAIKWSNIYEDNGDDAPQPVGGSAHFLPDEEKPSDSDEEKEPTLSAKKRKVESFQQKEKRKRDLGQATSDKNFVEEEKRILRQSLE, encoded by the exons ATGGCTGAAAAGAAGAAACGCGATTCTCTTCATTACTTTATGAGTTACGATGATCTGAGCGGCAGCAGtgatagcagcagcagcagtgattCAGAAGAGGAAGGCCAAGCTTCATCCAAGAAGAAAGGAGAGCCTAGCTCAAATGCCTCTGAACAGAGTAAAGAAGCTGCATCTCAACAAGCGACCAAAAGAGCTGCAAGTGGATGTCCTCTACCTAAACCCGATGAACTCTTTAAATCTGTTTCCAAACCATCGTTCTTATATAACCCACTGAATAAACACATCGACTGGGAAAGTCGTACTGTGAAAGCTCCCGAGGAG CCAGCGAAGGAATTCAAAGTTTGGAAGACCAATGCCGTGCCACCACCACAGACGTATGCTGTGGAAAAGAAGACTGCTCCCCCAGGAATGGACATGGCCATAAAATGGTCCAACATCTATGAGGACAATGGAGATGATGCACCACAGCCTGTTGGGGGAAGTGCACACTTCCTCCCAGATGAGGAGAAGCCCTCTGATTCAG ACGAGGAGAAAGAGCCTACTTTGTctgcaaagaaaaggaaagtgGAAAGCTTTCAacagaaggaaaagagaaagagggatctGGGGCAGGCCACGTCAGACAAGAATTTTgtggaggaggaaaagaggatCCTGCGACAGAGCCTAGAGTGA